A genomic region of Torulaspora delbrueckii CBS 1146 chromosome 7, complete genome contains the following coding sequences:
- the YHC1 gene encoding Yhc1p (similar to Saccharomyces cerevisiae YHC1 (YLR298C); ancestral locus Anc_6.94) has protein sequence MARYYCEYCHSYLTHDTLSVRKSHLVGKNHLRIVADYYRNKAHQEHPTRRRQHGKHSTNEPIKIHLPVNREKRRTNSLARCHRKELLQEESLLKRVYEGSPGYSKVFVDSNRLDIGDLVRSSRLPQRANVDTHQTRSRNETFTSPTQQPLEPPRLLARWQTTAPKATYHEERLLQGTLNEAKQRLSRKRKN, from the coding sequence ATGGCTCGCTATTACTGTGAATATTGTCACTCATACCTTACTCATGATACACTAAGTGTGAGAAAGAGTCATCTGGTCGGTAAGAACCATCTGCGTATTGTAGCAGATTATTACAGAAACAAAGCCCATCAAGAACACCCCACACGCAGGAGGCAACACGGTAAACATTCAACAAATGAACCTATAAAGATCCATCTACCTGTCAACCGCGAGAAGCGAAGAACCAACAGCCTCGCGCGTTGTCATCGTAAGGAACTgttacaagaagaatcattACTCAAGCGAGTGTACGAAGGATCGCCCGGATACTCAAAAGTGTTTGTAGACTCAAACAGATTAGACATCGGAGACCTGGTACGATCATCGAGACTACCACAACGTGCAAACGTAGACACACACCAGACACGATCACGTAACGAAACGTTTACCAGTCCCACCCAACAACCATTGGAACCACCGCGCCTGCTGGCGCGGTGGCAAACCACTGCTCCGAAGGCTACGTACCATGAGGAAAGATTACTACAAGGAACGCTTAACGAGGCTAAACAAAGACTTTCACGTAAAAGGAAAAATTAA
- the TDEL0G03780 gene encoding uncharacterized protein (similar to Saccharomyces cerevisiae YOR186W and YLR297W; ancestral locus Anc_6.93): MTKLCDMHHGYQTGVFDSVSALFRHQAGDAEPTGDFLALAMIAFVLGVVLVLIVGLVLILLFSRDETDADVDEEACYDEKL, translated from the coding sequence ATGACAAAGCTGTGCGACATGCACCACGGATACCAGACAGGAGTTTTCGACTCTGTGAGCGCCCTTTTTCGCCACCAGGCAGGCGACGCTGAACCTACAGGTGATTTTCTTGCCTTGGCAATGATAGCTTTTGTTCTCGGAGTGGTACTTGTTCTAATAGTCGGATTAGTACTAATACTATTATTCTCGCGAGATGAAACGGATGCGGAtgtggatgaagaagcatgTTACGATGAAAAGCTATAG
- the ATP14 gene encoding F1F0 ATP synthase subunit h (similar to Saccharomyces cerevisiae ATP14 (YLR295C); ancestral locus Anc_6.92) → MFALRSSCLLQRTLAVRPVLRQLHYTPVNRNVVQDLYLKELKNVKLNPITAKDAEGNVRPWSEPVKPKAPELEGQGTDALKAYSNEPVETKTEAAEEEAPVEDDWLVLEDDVEETHSH, encoded by the coding sequence ATGTTTGCCCTAAGATCCTCCtgtcttttgcaaagaaccCTTGCGGTACGTCCCGTGTTGCGCCAACTTCACTACACTCCAGTTAACCGTAACGTAGTGCAAGACTTGTACTTGAAggagttgaaaaatgtcaagTTGAACCCTATCACCGCCAAGGATGCCGAAGGAAACGTTAGACCATGGTCTGAACCTGTGAAGCCAAAGGCTCCAGAGTTGGAAGGTCAAGGTACtgatgctttgaaagcttaCTCCAACGAACCAGTTGAGACAAAGACCGAGGCTGCTGAGGAAGAGGCTCCAGTTGAAGATGACTGGTTGGTACTAGAGGAcgatgttgaagaaactcaCTCCCATTAA
- the TDEL0G03800 gene encoding uncharacterized protein (ancestral locus Anc_6.91): MFETVEDATQFINGQLLARGYLKTGNSLKIDGAPDDARLVINTIHKLLKAVQSKDQQLTEAQTKLQRLQKAVPEPQPRPTTPREPPREPPKRPTPNKIVKNKDELLRKLYKVRLNGLQSTIDELKDRFHRERRSTNITWQAHQEITTQTNPQIQEDFSDQLTQLLARESQQYEFDKELQKFLANVNRFTYSCAVLGIPDIDLQPQPPHTFDYFKSHEKAELVECITDWYEIVDISRRPVRIDHEP; this comes from the coding sequence ATGTTTGAGACCGTTGAAGACGCTACACAGTTTATCAATGGCCAATTACTAGCGAGAGGTTATCTGAAGACGGGAAACTCTTTAAAGATTGATGGCGCTCCAGATGATGCAAGGTTAGTGATAAACACTATACATAAATTGTTAAAAGCGGTTCAATCTAAGGACCAGCAACTCACGGAGGCTCAAACGAAGTTACAAAGGCTGCAGAAAGCTGTCCCTGAACCACAGCCAAGACCTACAACTCCGCGTGAGCCACCCAGGGAACCACCCAAGAGACCGACACCGAACAAGATTgtgaagaacaaagatgaATTACTGAGGAAACTGTACAAGGTGCGACTCAATGGTCTCCAATCCACAATCGATGAACTGAAAGATCGGTTCCATCGAGAAAGGCGATCTACAAACATAACATGGCAAGCTCACCAAGAAATCACTACACAAACAAACCCACAGATACAAGAAGACTTCAgcgatcaattgacccaatTGCTAGCCCGCGAATCACAACAAtatgaatttgataaagaactACAAAAGTTTCTCGCGAACGTCAACAGATTCACATACTCATGTGCGGTCCTCGGTATACCAGACATAGACTTACAACCTCAACCACCACACACTTTTGACTACTTCAAGAGCCATGAAAAGGCTGAGCTAGTAGAGTGCATCACGGATTGGTACGAGATTGTTGATATATCGAGAAGGCCCGTGCGAATTGATCACGAGCCTTGA
- the GSP1 gene encoding Ran GTPase GSP1 (similar to Saccharomyces cerevisiae GSP1 (YLR293C) and GSP2 (YOR185C); ancestral locus Anc_6.90), with protein sequence MSAPAAGNAQGEVPTFKLVLVGDGGTGKTTFVKRHLTGEFEKKYIATIGVEVHPLSFYTNFGEIKFDVWDTAGQEKFGGLRDGYYINAQCGIIMFDVTSRITYKNVPNWHRDLVRVCENIPIVLCGNKVDVKERKVKAKTITFHRKKNLQYYDISAKSNYNFEKPFLWLARKLAGNPQLEFVASPALAPPEVQVDEQLMQQYQQEMEQATALPLPDEDDADL encoded by the coding sequence ATGTCTGCCCCTGCTGCTGGTAATGCTCAAGGTGAAGTGCcaactttcaaattggttTTAGTCGGTGATGGTGGTACCGGTAAGACTACTTTTGTCAAGAGACATTTGACTGGTGAATTCGAGAAGAAATATATTGCCACTATTGGTGTCGAGGTCCATCCACTATCCTTTTACACAAATTTCGGTGAGATCAAGTTCGATGTGTGGGACACAGCTGGTCAGGAGAAATTTGGTGGTCTAAGAGATGGTTACTACATCAACGCCCAATGTGGTATCATCATGTTCGATGTCACTTCTAGAATCACCTACAAGAACGTTCCAAACTGGCACAGAGATTTGGTGCGTGTTTGTGAAAACATTCCAATTGTGCTATGTGGTAATAAGGTCGATGTTAAGGAGAGAAAGGTCAAGGCCAAGACTATCACTTTCCacagaaagaagaacctACAATACTATGATATATCTGCCAAGTCTAACTACAACTTTGAGAAGCCATTCTTGTGGTTGGCTAGAAAATTGGCTGGTAACCCACAATTGGAATTCGTTGCATCTCCAGCATTGGCCCCACCAGAAGTTCAAGTCGACGAACAATTGATGCAACAATACCAACAGGAAATGGAACAAGCTACTGCATTGCCATTGCCTGATGAGGACGATGCTGATTTGTAA
- the SEC72 gene encoding Sec63 complex subunit SEC72 (similar to Saccharomyces cerevisiae SEC72 (YLR292C); ancestral locus Anc_6.89) → MTEISYDTNSKKLSSVGEPTEGLEIALGQVNTLTTALISETNPNFTPQPHEDVSKLIKNLFDSGLKNAQQNKFPEALKNVSLAIEMAQRKRAPWEAFAIQLKELQFMLRHKIDILLVLGRYLEALQDLDMLMNTGLIQPEVLIRKTDALLKLGQLDQARIECERGLTLQPQNAKLKALLMECTRKLADFNGEI, encoded by the coding sequence ATGACTGAGATTAGTTACGATACCAACTCCAAGAAGCTGAGCTCTGTTGGAGAACCCACAGAAGGCTTGGAGATCGCTTTGGGGCAAGTTAACACTTTGACCACTGCTTTGATCTCAGAGACAAACCCAAATTTCACTCCACAGCCACATGAGGACGTAAGTAAACTAATCAAGAACCTGTTCGACAGtggtttgaaaaatgctcAGCAGAATAAGTTCCCAGAGGCTTTGAAGAACGTTTCGCTGGCAATCGAGATGGCACAGAGGAAAAGGGCTCCATGGGAAGCCTTCGCCATacagttgaaagaattgcaatTCATGTTGCGTCATAAGATTGATATTCTACTAGTGTTGGGCAGGTACCTCGAAGCACTACAGGATCTTGATATGCTAATGAACACGGGACTTATTCAACCGGAAGTTCTCATTAGAAAGACGGATgcattgttgaaattggGTCAATTGGATCAGGCAAGAATTGAGTGTGAAAGAGGTCTTACTTTACAACCACAAAATGCTAAATTGAAAGCACTATTGATGGAATGCACGAGGAAATTGGCAGACTttaatggtgaaatttAG
- the GCD7 gene encoding translation initiation factor eIF2B subunit beta (similar to Saccharomyces cerevisiae GCD7 (YLR291C); ancestral locus Anc_6.88) encodes MPSSATSSAATSTNNDINVSIEYFIARLKRRQIDDTYAMALETLQLLKRFISAARWNHVTELIEQIRQLADRLEKAQPAAFCCGNVIRRVLAVIRDELEEDLRDTMVTTAATTNTVAEPMISSMFNLLQKPEHQQQQQQQTQEQQQQQQQHKLQRNHKSKTDFRQVAIQGIKDLIDEITNIDDGIQQIAIDLIHDHEILLTPTPESKTVLKFLIKTRERSNRTFTVLVTEGFPNNTSKAHEFAKKLAQHNIETIIIPDSAVFALMSRVGKVIIGTKAVFINGGTIASASGVSLVCECAREFKTPVFAVAGLYKLSPLYPFDVEKLVEFGGSKKVLPHMDPHKRLDIINPITAYVPPENIDIYITNIGGFAPSFIYRIAWDNYKQVDVNVGQAP; translated from the coding sequence ATGCCATCTTCCGCTACTTCTTCGGCCGCGACTTCGACGAATAATGACATAAATGTGAGCATTGAATATTTTATAGcgagattgaagagaaggcAGATTGATGATACCTATGCCATGGCTCTAGAGACTTTACAACTCTTGAAAAGGTTCATCTCAGCAGCTCGTTGGAATCATGTCACTGAATTGATTGAACAAATAAGGCAGCTAGCTGATAGGTTGGAAAAAGCTCAACCTGCTGCATTTTGTTGTGGTAACGTAATAAGAAGAGTATTGGCAGTGATAAGAGATGAACTCGAAGAAGACTTGCGTGATACAATGGTTACCACCGCAGCTACCACAAATACAGTTGCGGAGCCCATGATCTCATCAATGTTTAACCTGTTACAAAAGCCAGAACAccagcagcaacaacagcaacagacacaggaacaacaacaacaacaacaacaacataaattacaaagaaatcatAAATCAAAAACTGATTTCCGTCAAGTAGCAATCCAAGGTATAAAGGACCTGATAGATGAGATTACTAACATAGACGATGGTATCCAACAGATCGCGATCGATTTGATTCACGATCACGAAATCTTATTGACACCAACACCTGAATCGAAGACCGTTTTAAAATTTTTAATTAAAACAAGGGAAAGAAGTAACAGAACCTTCACGGTTCTAGTTACAGAGGGGTTCCCTAACAATACTTCCAAGGCTCAcgaatttgccaagaaattggctCAGCATAACATCGAAACTATTATTATACCAGACTCTGCAGTATTTGCACTAATGTCTCGAGTCGGTAAGGTCATTATCGGTACCAAGGCTGTGTTTATCAATGGTGGTACTATTGCCTCGGCAAGTGGCGTATCATTGGTATGCGAGTGTGCTCGTGAATTTAAAACACCGGTTTTTGCAGTGGCAGGTTTATACAAACTTTCACCACTTTATCCATTTGATGTGGAGAAACTGGTCGAATTTGGCGGTTCCAAGAAAGTCCTACCACATATGGATCCACATAAGAGGCTCGATATTATCAACCCCATTACTGCATACGTCCCTCCTGAGAACATCGACATCTACATTACAAACATTGGTGGGTTTGCACCAAGTTTCATTTACCGTATTGCTTGGGATAATTATAAGCAGGTTGATGTCAATGTTGGTCAAGCACCTTAA
- the COQ11 gene encoding ubiquinone biosynthesis protein COQ11 (similar to Saccharomyces cerevisiae YLR290C; ancestral locus Anc_6.87), whose protein sequence is MIPKIVVFGGNGFLGKRICQEAINNGFKVLSVSRSGKAPPLQSPNDRQWIAEVEWKSGDVFNPDSYKKYLHGASNVVHSMGILLEDESYKMRIKSPLSGSFDLKSLIPSFGSNPLDKKNPNFTYQRMNKESALLLAQTFSQIIDPSETKVRDMPTFTYISADKGFPIIPKGYIHSKREAEAGLMRYEDVFRPILVRPGFMFDEYKTTRDARSYVHHALEFLNCSNRLLLGNKLRFVNEMVRPTVSTQQVSRSIIKKIKDPSFKGVLPLESIIDMT, encoded by the coding sequence ATGATACCTAAGATAGTCGTGTTTGGTGGGAATGGATTCTTGGGCAAGAGAATATGCCAAGAAGCTATAAACAACGGATTCAAAGTGTTGTCTGTGTCAAGGTCAGGAAAAGCCCCGCCACTGCAGTCACCTAATGATAGACAATGGATAGCCGAAGTAGAATGGAAAAGTGGCGATGTATTCAATCCAGATTCTTATAAGAAATACTTGCACGGTGCTTCCAATGTGGTTCATTCAATGGGGATTTTActggaagatgaaagctACAAGATGAGAATCAAGAGCCCACTAAGCGGATCTTTTGACCTAAAATCTTTAATTCCATCTTTTGGTTCCAATCCATTAGATAAGAAGAATCCAAACTTCACTTACCAGAGGATGAATAAAGAAAGTGCTCTTTTGTTGGCACAGACTTTCAGCCAGATTATCGACCCAAGCGAGACAAAAGTGAGGGACATGCCTACCTTCACCTATATTTCAGCTGACAAAGGGTTCCCGATCATTCCAAAAGGCTACATACATTCTAAGAGGGAAGCTGAAGCAGGTTTGATGCGTTATGAGGATGTCTTTCGGCCAATCCTGGTGAGGCCTGGATTCATGTTCGATGAATATAAAACTACGCGCGATGCTAGATCATATGTTCATCATGCACTAGAGTTCTTGAACTGTAGTAACAGACTTCTGCTCGGGAATAAGCTACGATTCGTTAATGAGATGGTAAGGCCAACTGTTTCTACTCAACAGGTAAGCAGAAGCATTATTAAAAAAATCAAGGATCCGTCCTTTAAAGGAGTGCTACCGCTCGAATCTATTATTGACATGACTTAA